GAGGCACGATATCCCAGCAATGTCACTTTTTCCCTGCCTTCGAATCGTTCACTGATCATACTAACCGCCCGTCCGTTGACCAGTCCTAATCCAATACCAAGAAACGCACGGGATGCAAAGATCACCGGATAACTTTCTACAAAAACCGGAACCACACCAGCTACAGACAATAGAATCAATCCCTGAGTAATCCAGAATTTTTCGGATGCAAACCGATAGATCCAGTTGCTGCCCAGAATCATCAACATCATGCAAAAAGAAGGAATGGATACCAGCATTTCCACCTGATCTGTGGAATAAGCCGGAAACGCTTTCTGCATTAAGGGCAAAAGCGGCGTCACCGAGAAGGTCGTTGTCAGCATAAACGACAACGACAGTACCGTGATTTTTTCCATCCTTCTGTTCATATGTGCTTCCTCTTCCCCTAACAAATTTCATGTATTTCCTGTCGATTGTTTTCTGTTGATTCATCAAATCATATCAGAATTATTTTTCCAGATCAATTTTTTCCTGCAATACCACACATCCTGCCAGGTCTCCGATTACATTGACGCAGGTTGCTCCCATATCACACAGAGTATTGATACTGATATAAACACCCATGATTCCGGCCGGAAGTCCTGCCATGGTAGCCAGTGCTGCGAAGGACGCGATTGCTCCTCCCGGGATTCCCGGTGTTCCTACTGACAGCAATGTATTCGCAAGAAGAATAATCACCATCATGGATACACTGACATTGACTCCACATGCATTTGCGAAAAATATAATCATAAAGGACATGACAATGGAAACCGCATCCATATTTACCGTTGCTCCAAGCGGAACTGCGATACTGGAGATCTGGTTGGACACACCCAGTTCTTCTTCTACACATCGTTTGCTGATCGGAATCGTCGCAGAACTGGAACAGGTTCCGAATGCATTCAGAGCTGCCGGAAGAATCGCACGGAAGAAACGGATTGGGTTTACTTTTCCCAGTACTTTTACCGCAGTTCCATAGACAATAAATGCAAATCCAAAGAATGCTGCATATAAAATAATCAATTGTGTTGCCAAAGAAAGGATCGTGTCCGTTCCATTTGCCTCTACGACCGGAACGATGGTACAGAAGACTCCGATCGGTGTAAAATACATGACTGTACTGATGACTTTTAAGCAGACTTCATTGCAGGAATCAATCACCTTCAATAGCGGCTTTCCCTTTTCTCCGATCGCAATCAGCGTAAATCCGATAATCACTGCGAACGTCAACACCTGAAGCATATTCCCGTTGGCAAACGCTGCGATCGGATTGGACGGGATCAGCCCCTTGATCGTATCCAGGATGCTGTTCATCTCTGTCGCCTGAATGTCAGCCGTTGCCATTTCAAAATGAACCCCCTTGCCCAGACGGATCAATCTCGGAATGATCAGCCCTACAAAACTTGCCAGTACTGTTGTCCCCAGGAAAAACAGCATTGCTGCACCTGTAATCTTTCCGGTGATTTTTGCGCTTCCAATACTGGTGATTCCCATCACGATCGAACAGAATACTAACGGAAAGATCATCATATTCAAAGCATTCATATAAATACTTCCCACCAGACCGGTTGCCGTCAGAACAAACTCCGATTTATTTGCCAGAAACAGGCCGACCAGAATTCCAAGGATCAATCCCGTAAAAATTGCTCCCGTAATATGTTTTCGATACCATTGATAAAATTGTTTCATTTGTGCTCTCCTTACCTTTTTCTGCATAACTTCTGTGCATCGCTACAATCCCGCCGAAGACTGTCCCCGATGAGAGATTCGTTCCATCATTGGTATCATTTCTCTCACATCCGGGCTATGCAAATTTAATTTTTAGTATATATCCACACACTTCCATTCGTCAATTCTTTCCGGATAAATCCAACCGTTTTCCGACCGTTTCTATAGGAAAACAGGACTGTTTTTCGAAATATTACTCCGATAAACGAAAAAAATGTTTTCCCCGGTAAGATATGTGCTATAATTTTGACCAGAATATTGAGGAGGTTTTCATAATGGAAAAAATAAAAATCGGAATTGTAGGATATGGAAATATCGGCCGGGGTGTAGAACAGGCCATCAAACGAAATGATGATATGGAATTAAAGGCAGTCTTTACAAGACGTGCTCCAGAGACAGTTGCAATCCAGACAGAGACTGCAGAAGTGAAACCTTTTGATGATATGGAAGCGATGAAAGATCAGATCGATGTTATGATCCTCTGCGGCGGTTCTGCCACAGATCTTCCGGTCATCGGACCAAAGGTTGCCGCTTCTTTTAACACCATCGACAGCTTTGATACCCATGCAAAAATTCCGGAATATTTTGCAAACGTAGACAAAGCAGCCAAAGAAGGCGGAAACATCGGCATCATTTCCGTAGGCTGGGATCCTGGAATGTTCTCTTTGAACCGTCTGTATGCAGAATCCATTCTGGTACAGGGAAGTACTTACACTTTCTGGGGAAAAGGTGTCAGCCAGGGCCATTCCGATGCGATCCGTCGGATCGAGGGTGTAAAAAATGCGATCCAGTACACCGTTCCGATCGAAGCAGCCGTTGACCAGGTACGCAGCGGAAGTGAACCGGAACTCACCACACGCCAGAAACATTTGAGAGACTGTTATGTTGTGGCAGAAGAAGGTGCCGATAAAGCAGCCATCGAACAGGCCATCAAGAACATGCCGAACTACTTTGATGAATACGATACAACCGTAAACTTTATCTCCGAAGAAGAGTTAAAGGCAAACCACAGCAAAATGCCTCACGGCGGTTTTGTAATCCGTACCGGAGAGACCGGATGCGAAGGCAATAAACACGTGATCGAATATTCTCTGAAACTGGATTCCAATCCGGAATTCACCGGAAGTGTTCTGGTTGCTTACGCACGTGCCGCTTACAGACTCTCCAAAAACGGAGAATCCGGAGCTCGCAGCGTCTTTGACATTGCACCGGCAATGCTGTCACAGATGACACCGGAAGAATTGAGATCTCATCTGCTGTAATATCATCTGATCCGGGCACTCCCCTGTTTAAAAAATAATCGTGAACGATTGCCGGTAGCAGAAGCTTCCTGATTTCAGGAGCTTCTGTTTTTGGTTACGGTTCACAGAATGTTCACAACTTTTTAGCACTCTCCTCTTTACAGTGCTAATATTATATGTTATATTACACCTAGAACAAAGATAACAGATCTTTCGAAAGGAGATATGACATATGTTAAGACCAAGTATTTTCACGATAGTTTATTTGATGACTTTTTTGATTTTCCATTTTATGATGACAAAGCAGCCCGCAAAGCTGAGAAGAAACTGTACGGCCATCACGTACATGATCTGATGAAGACCGATATCAAAGAGAAGAAAGACGGTTACGAACTCATCATCGATCTTCCGGGATTCCATAAAGATCAGGTCAGCGCCGAACTGACCAACGGATATCTGGTTATCAGCGCCGCAAAGGGAATGGATCAGGAATCCTCTGATAAAGCTTCCGAACGTTATCTCAGAAGAGAACGTTTTGCAGGATCCTGCCAGAGAAGCTACTATGTCGGCGAAGATATTTCTGAAGAAGATATTAAAGCCGAATTTAAGCACGGCGTTTTAAAACTTTTGTTCCGAAGAAAGAAGCACAGCCCGTAGAAGATACGAAAAAATTCATTTCCATCGAGGGTTGATGCTTACAGGGCCCAGCCTTCCTCTCATGATAAAAGCTGGTTTTTCAGAAATTTTTTCAGAAATTGAATATGATTCCTACATTTGACATACCAGTCAGGCAACGAAAGGGGCAGGCACTGTAAGATACAGTGTCTGTCCTTTTCCACAATATAGAACTGATACAACAACGCAACAGACAGCATACAATCGATAACACCGATACAGCACCATCGCAACAGACAGCATACAATCGGTAACATCGATACAATAACATGCAAATACTCAGGAGGTGAAAGTTATGAGTGCCAAACGTGATTATTACGAAATATTGGGTCTGGATAAAAAAGCCACCGATGCTTCTATTAAAAAAGCATATCGAAAGCTGGCCAAAAAATATCATCCGGACTCTAACCCCAATGATAAAGAAGCCGAGAAACGATTTAAAGAAGTGACAGAAGCGTACAACGTACTGAGTGATAAAGAAAAGAAGAAATTATATGACCAGTTTGGCCATGCAGGACTGGATCCAAACGGTCCTTTTGCAAATGGTGGTGCCTATGGAACTTCCGGCAACTATACCGGAGCCGGTGGAAGTCGGAATTCTTATGCCTACCGAAGCCCCGATGGAACTTATCAGGAATTCCATTTTGAAGGCGGCGATATGAATGATATCTTCGGAGACATGTTTGGAGATATTTTCCATCATACACATTCCGGTTCCTCCGCAGGAGCTCGTAGCGGATTCGGCAATGGATTTGGGAACGGATTTTCCGGTCAGAATTATAAACAAAAGGGAGAAGATCTTCATACAGAGATCGATGTTTCCTTCCACGATGCCGCTTTCGGTTGTGACAAAGTGATTCATCTGACCAATCCTTCTACCGGACAGACGCAAAGTCTGCAGGTTCACATCCCTGCCGGTATTGATGATGGAAAGAGTGTCCGTCTGAAAGGAAAAGGACATCCCGGAATCGGCGGCGGTCCAGCCGGAGATCTGTTCCTGAAAGTTCACATTCAGAACAGTACTGCTTTCACTCGAAAAGGATTGGATATTTACACGACAAAACGGGTGCCTTTTACCACCGCTGCTTTAGGCGGAGAGGCTTTGGTTTCCACCCTGGATGGGCAGGTACTCTGTAAAGTCCGGCCCGGAACCCAGTCCGGTTCTAAGATCCGGCTGAAGGGAAAGGGTATTGTTTCCATGCAAAATCCATCGGTTCACGGAGATCTGTATGTAACAATCCAGATCGATGTTCCGAAGAATCTTTCGCCGGAAGCACAGAAAAAACTGAAAGAGTTTGAGGCCTGCTGCAACAAAAATTCCCGTTATCAAAGCAGTAAAGCATCCTAATTTTTGCGGAAAACCGTTTAATTTTTCTTAATTTAATGTAATAAAGCAACAAAATATACAAAACCTATTGATAAATTTATTTTCTTATGATACTCTGGATTTGTGTATAAAACAGAGAGCGAGTATGTGTCCCGGCATTTTCGCCGGGATATTTGCTTGTTAACTCAGGAGAGTCTCTTCCCAAATCAACTATAATCATAATCTAAAAGGGAAAGAGCGCCGAAGGTGTACGCAGCAATGGAGCCTGTTTTTATTCCATTACTGTTAATCTCTCAGGCAAAAGGATGGAGGAATGAAAGTATGTTTACACAAATCAACAATTTTATCACATGGTTCGATGGAGTAGTCTGGGGGCTCCCATTGATCATTCTGGTCCTGATCACAGGATTTCTGCTAACCACTCGGTTAGGGCTTTTGCAAGTAAGACATCTGGGCAAAGCTTTAAAATTCATGATTAAAAATGAAGAAGGCGGCGAAGGAGAAGTCACCAGTTTTGGTGCATTATGTACGGCTCTTTCTGCAACCATCGGTACCGGAAATATCGTAGGTGTTGCTACTGCGATTGCTGCCGGAGGTCCCGGAGCACTGTTCTGGATGGATGTTGCAGCATTTTTCGGTATGGCTTCCAAATACGCCGAAGGATTACTTGCAATCAAATATCGTACCATTGATAAAGAAGGCCATGTACTTGGCGGACCTTTCTACTATATTGAAAATGGTATGGGCAAACAATGGAGATGGCTTGCCAAGATTTTTGCATTTTTCGGTGCAGGCGTAGGACTCTTCGGAATCGGGACCTTTACACAGGTCAACGGTATTGCTTCCGCAGTCAAAAACTTCTTTGATCCGGATTCCTTACATATCGTACATTTATTTGGCAACACCTATTCCTGGGCAACCGTCATTGCATGTCTGGTTCTGACGCTTTGTGTCGGTCTGGTTGTCATCGGTGGTATCCAGCGAATTTCCAAAGTTTCTCAGGTTATTGTACCATTTATGGCAGTGCTTTATGTAATTCTTGCCGTAATTATTCTGCTTACGAATCTTTCTGCAGTTCCGGCAGCCATTGTAACGATCGTAAAATCTGCATTTACCGGAAGCGCACTGGCAGGTGGTGTCATGGGAACCATGGTCATTGCCATGCAAAAGGGAATTGCCCGCGGAATCTTTTCCAACGAATCCGGACTTGGTAGTGCACCGATCGCAGCCGCTGCTG
This window of the Mediterraneibacter butyricigenes genome carries:
- a CDS encoding alanine/glycine:cation symporter family protein — its product is MFTQINNFITWFDGVVWGLPLIILVLITGFLLTTRLGLLQVRHLGKALKFMIKNEEGGEGEVTSFGALCTALSATIGTGNIVGVATAIAAGGPGALFWMDVAAFFGMASKYAEGLLAIKYRTIDKEGHVLGGPFYYIENGMGKQWRWLAKIFAFFGAGVGLFGIGTFTQVNGIASAVKNFFDPDSLHIVHLFGNTYSWATVIACLVLTLCVGLVVIGGIQRISKVSQVIVPFMAVLYVILAVIILLTNLSAVPAAIVTIVKSAFTGSALAGGVMGTMVIAMQKGIARGIFSNESGLGSAPIAAAAAQTKEPVRQGLVSMTGTFIDTIVICTMTGLSIIITGTWNTGLEGVEITTAAFQKGLPFPPVVASFSLMLCLVFFAFTTILGWDYYGERCLEYLFNRNKTAVKTYRWLYILCVFIGPYMTVAAVWNIADIFNALMAFPNLIALLALNGVVVKETKDYFQRHSKGN
- a CDS encoding DnaJ C-terminal domain-containing protein, giving the protein MSAKRDYYEILGLDKKATDASIKKAYRKLAKKYHPDSNPNDKEAEKRFKEVTEAYNVLSDKEKKKLYDQFGHAGLDPNGPFANGGAYGTSGNYTGAGGSRNSYAYRSPDGTYQEFHFEGGDMNDIFGDMFGDIFHHTHSGSSAGARSGFGNGFGNGFSGQNYKQKGEDLHTEIDVSFHDAAFGCDKVIHLTNPSTGQTQSLQVHIPAGIDDGKSVRLKGKGHPGIGGGPAGDLFLKVHIQNSTAFTRKGLDIYTTKRVPFTTAALGGEALVSTLDGQVLCKVRPGTQSGSKIRLKGKGIVSMQNPSVHGDLYVTIQIDVPKNLSPEAQKKLKEFEACCNKNSRYQSSKAS
- a CDS encoding Hsp20/alpha crystallin family protein, translating into MTYVKTKYFHDSLFDDFFDFPFYDDKAARKAEKKLYGHHVHDLMKTDIKEKKDGYELIIDLPGFHKDQVSAELTNGYLVISAAKGMDQESSDKASERYLRRERFAGSCQRSYYVGEDISEEDIKAEFKHGVLKLLFRRKKHSP
- a CDS encoding diaminopimelate dehydrogenase — encoded protein: MEKIKIGIVGYGNIGRGVEQAIKRNDDMELKAVFTRRAPETVAIQTETAEVKPFDDMEAMKDQIDVMILCGGSATDLPVIGPKVAASFNTIDSFDTHAKIPEYFANVDKAAKEGGNIGIISVGWDPGMFSLNRLYAESILVQGSTYTFWGKGVSQGHSDAIRRIEGVKNAIQYTVPIEAAVDQVRSGSEPELTTRQKHLRDCYVVAEEGADKAAIEQAIKNMPNYFDEYDTTVNFISEEELKANHSKMPHGGFVIRTGETGCEGNKHVIEYSLKLDSNPEFTGSVLVAYARAAYRLSKNGESGARSVFDIAPAMLSQMTPEELRSHLL
- a CDS encoding dicarboxylate/amino acid:cation symporter, yielding MKQFYQWYRKHITGAIFTGLILGILVGLFLANKSEFVLTATGLVGSIYMNALNMMIFPLVFCSIVMGITSIGSAKITGKITGAAMLFFLGTTVLASFVGLIIPRLIRLGKGVHFEMATADIQATEMNSILDTIKGLIPSNPIAAFANGNMLQVLTFAVIIGFTLIAIGEKGKPLLKVIDSCNEVCLKVISTVMYFTPIGVFCTIVPVVEANGTDTILSLATQLIILYAAFFGFAFIVYGTAVKVLGKVNPIRFFRAILPAALNAFGTCSSSATIPISKRCVEEELGVSNQISSIAVPLGATVNMDAVSIVMSFMIIFFANACGVNVSVSMMVIILLANTLLSVGTPGIPGGAIASFAALATMAGLPAGIMGVYISINTLCDMGATCVNVIGDLAGCVVLQEKIDLEK